The following are encoded together in the Arthrobacter sp. Y-9 genome:
- a CDS encoding amino acid permease — protein MSDTTQQERTEGQANRQGSSAADSTTLSAEGYSKSLSRRHVTMIAMGGAIGVGLFMGAGGRLASTGPALIFSYAIAGVIAYFLMRALGELIMYRQTSGSFVSYAGELFGSKGAFLSGWMYFLNWGMTGIAELIAIGLYFQYVFPNVPVEVSAIAALVLLVAVNLLSVKAFGEFEFWASVLKVGAILIFLVVGTVLVVMNAQVGPSHASPANLFAGDGGMFPHGVLVMVLVLNAVIFAYNAIELVGITAGEMENPAREVPKAIRAVVIRIVVFYVGSVTLLAMLLPSDQYKAGTSPFVTVFGQMGLPWMGDVMNFIVITAALSSCNSGLYSIGRIFRTMANNGHAPKWLTKMSSRHIPFAAILAIGAFYLVGIILNVWLGGSHAFDLALNTASIGVIFTWGSIFACQIMLRKKKGEVSSLPMPGSPWTSWAGLVALLIITVLIGFDTTKGSDGSVFYLGAWTLATVPLFALLLWLGWLKVRNNKPKSELFS, from the coding sequence GTGTCAGATACAACGCAGCAGGAGCGCACCGAGGGCCAGGCCAACAGGCAGGGTTCCAGCGCCGCAGACAGCACCACTCTCAGCGCCGAGGGTTACAGCAAGTCCCTGAGCCGCCGTCACGTGACCATGATCGCCATGGGCGGGGCCATCGGCGTCGGACTCTTCATGGGAGCCGGCGGGCGTCTCGCCTCCACCGGCCCGGCTTTGATCTTCTCCTACGCCATCGCCGGCGTGATCGCCTACTTCCTCATGCGGGCCCTGGGCGAGCTCATCATGTACCGCCAGACGTCCGGATCGTTCGTGTCCTACGCGGGTGAGCTCTTCGGCTCCAAGGGCGCGTTCCTCTCCGGCTGGATGTACTTCCTGAACTGGGGCATGACCGGCATCGCCGAGCTGATCGCCATCGGCCTCTACTTCCAGTACGTCTTCCCGAACGTGCCGGTGGAGGTCTCCGCCATCGCGGCGCTCGTGCTCCTGGTGGCCGTGAACCTCCTCTCGGTCAAGGCCTTCGGCGAGTTCGAGTTCTGGGCCTCCGTCCTGAAGGTCGGCGCCATCCTGATCTTCCTCGTGGTCGGCACCGTGCTGGTCGTCATGAACGCCCAGGTCGGCCCGTCCCACGCGAGCCCGGCCAACCTTTTCGCGGGCGACGGCGGCATGTTCCCGCACGGCGTCCTGGTCATGGTCCTCGTGCTCAACGCGGTCATCTTCGCCTACAACGCGATCGAACTGGTCGGCATCACCGCCGGCGAGATGGAGAACCCGGCTCGCGAGGTGCCCAAGGCGATCCGCGCCGTCGTGATCCGCATCGTGGTCTTCTACGTCGGCTCCGTGACCCTGCTGGCCATGCTCCTCCCGAGCGACCAGTACAAGGCCGGCACCAGCCCCTTCGTCACCGTGTTCGGCCAGATGGGCCTGCCGTGGATGGGCGATGTCATGAACTTCATCGTCATCACCGCAGCCCTGTCCTCCTGCAACTCCGGCCTGTACTCGATCGGCCGCATCTTCCGCACCATGGCCAACAACGGGCACGCCCCGAAGTGGCTCACCAAGATGTCCTCGCGGCACATCCCGTTCGCGGCCATCCTGGCGATCGGCGCCTTCTACCTGGTCGGGATCATCCTGAACGTCTGGCTCGGCGGCTCCCACGCCTTCGACCTGGCGCTCAACACCGCCTCGATCGGCGTGATCTTCACCTGGGGCTCGATCTTCGCCTGCCAGATCATGCTCCGTAAGAAGAAGGGCGAGGTCTCCAGCCTCCCCATGCCGGGTTCGCCCTGGACCAGCTGGGCCGGCCTGGTGGCGCTCCTGATCATCACCGTGCTGATCGGTTTCGACACCACCAAGGGCTCCGACGGCAGCGTGTTCTACCTCGGCGCCTGGACCCTCGCGACCGTGCCGCTCTTCGCGCTGCTCCTGTGGCTCGGCTGGCTCAAGGTGCGGAACAACAAGCCGAAGAGCGAACTCTTCAGCTGA
- the ccsB gene encoding c-type cytochrome biogenesis protein CcsB: MTPLNPLLGQYSELFMLLAAGTYTVAFIAFAWDLAKSSATLKAIDERAAQQQARQLVGAGAPVTSQDSSGGGAITADPSMRYATERRVPARVAVALTVLAALIHGAGVITRGIAAGRVPWGNMYEFLTTGAWLVAVVFLLVLLRRDLRFVGTFVTALVIIMLVAASIAFWTPVGHLVPALQSYWLIIHVSIAVLSSALFTLTFSMSVLQLIQSRREGQLALGREDKLSFMRLVPNALSLENFSYRINTIAFVGWTFTLMFGAIWAEKAWGRFWGWDTKEVWTFVIWVVYAGYLHARATRGWTGTRAAWLSIVGYLCVVFNFTIVNQYFNGLHSYSGL; encoded by the coding sequence ATGACACCGCTGAACCCGCTGCTGGGGCAGTACAGCGAGCTCTTCATGCTGCTCGCCGCCGGAACCTACACGGTGGCGTTCATCGCCTTCGCCTGGGACCTGGCCAAGAGCAGCGCCACCCTGAAGGCGATCGATGAGCGGGCCGCGCAGCAGCAGGCCCGCCAGCTGGTCGGAGCGGGCGCGCCCGTCACGTCCCAGGACTCTTCCGGGGGCGGCGCCATCACGGCGGATCCGTCCATGCGCTACGCCACGGAACGGCGCGTCCCCGCCCGCGTGGCCGTCGCGCTCACGGTCCTGGCGGCGCTGATCCACGGCGCGGGCGTGATCACCCGTGGCATCGCCGCCGGCCGTGTGCCGTGGGGCAACATGTACGAGTTCCTCACCACGGGCGCCTGGCTCGTGGCCGTGGTCTTCCTGCTCGTCCTGCTGCGCCGCGACCTGCGTTTCGTGGGCACCTTCGTGACGGCGCTCGTCATCATCATGCTCGTGGCGGCCTCCATCGCGTTCTGGACACCGGTGGGCCACCTGGTCCCGGCTCTGCAGAGTTACTGGCTGATCATCCACGTCTCCATCGCAGTGCTTTCCTCGGCGCTGTTCACCCTGACGTTCTCGATGTCGGTGCTGCAGCTCATCCAGTCCCGCCGCGAGGGTCAGCTGGCCCTGGGCCGCGAGGACAAGCTCAGCTTCATGCGCCTGGTCCCCAACGCCCTGAGCCTGGAGAACTTCAGCTACCGCATCAACACCATCGCCTTCGTCGGCTGGACCTTCACGCTCATGTTCGGTGCCATCTGGGCGGAGAAGGCTTGGGGCCGCTTCTGGGGCTGGGACACCAAGGAAGTCTGGACCTTCGTGATCTGGGTGGTCTACGCGGGCTACCTGCACGCACGCGCCACCCGTGGCTGGACCGGCACCCGTGCGGCCTGGCTGTCGATCGTCGGCTACCTCTGCGTGGTCTTCAACTTCACGATCGTGAACCAGTACTTCAACGGTCTGCACTCCTACTCGGGACTCTGA
- a CDS encoding choice-of-anchor A family protein, whose product MKSSLRRIGAPTFSLAAGVAALLAAGALAVQGAPAAVAAAVNCIQTLPGIDANPAPEGYDNRPNLFVKGGFTVVQNAAEMEGKAVVLGDASVTKASGIYNVGTAGVGSGLWPQPGTDHLVVGGSLSANSGVTVDVGANNTPGGGAVSAGGDVTVAKLSTNGGKVTTNDSSAADAFRGLPAQIQTTSASYAALPATGTVSVTGWGIDLVGDGTSATQVFTLDGNALGTAVRSLEVKNVPAKSRMIINVTGGPQVTLGLNALLLNGVPVPISDSTFGELAGHMLWNYTEAQNVHVTGSAQVPGSMLVPSEAGTTTIDVPGYNGRVYVNGDFVHGGSGSEVHAYPFPDELTSCTVDPTPQPTTSSPVPTETATSPVPTETATSPVPTETATSPVPTETATSPVPTETATSPVPTETATSPVPTETATSPVPTETSTSAPATSTAPVATPSSSTSAPVNGSATPTAGATGDLAVTGASSALLPTALAAFGFLVIGAVTLLTVRGRGRH is encoded by the coding sequence ATGAAATCCAGTCTGCGCCGCATCGGCGCGCCCACTTTCTCGCTGGCGGCCGGGGTCGCCGCCCTCCTTGCCGCAGGAGCCCTCGCGGTCCAGGGCGCACCGGCCGCCGTCGCGGCCGCGGTGAACTGCATCCAGACGCTGCCGGGCATCGACGCGAATCCTGCGCCCGAAGGCTACGACAACCGCCCGAACCTTTTCGTCAAGGGCGGTTTCACGGTCGTCCAGAACGCCGCGGAGATGGAAGGCAAGGCCGTCGTGCTCGGCGACGCGTCCGTGACCAAGGCCAGCGGCATCTACAACGTCGGCACCGCGGGCGTCGGCTCCGGCCTGTGGCCGCAACCGGGCACGGACCACCTGGTGGTCGGCGGCTCGCTGAGCGCGAACTCCGGCGTGACGGTCGACGTCGGGGCCAACAACACCCCCGGTGGCGGCGCGGTCTCCGCCGGTGGCGACGTGACCGTGGCGAAGCTCAGCACCAACGGCGGCAAGGTCACCACGAACGACTCCTCCGCCGCTGACGCCTTCCGCGGTCTTCCGGCCCAGATCCAGACGACGTCGGCCTCCTACGCGGCGCTGCCGGCCACCGGCACGGTGTCCGTGACCGGCTGGGGCATCGACCTGGTGGGCGACGGCACCTCCGCGACCCAGGTGTTCACCCTCGACGGCAACGCTCTGGGCACTGCTGTGCGCTCCCTCGAGGTCAAGAACGTGCCGGCGAAATCCCGCATGATCATCAACGTCACCGGCGGTCCGCAGGTCACCCTGGGTCTGAACGCCCTCCTGCTCAACGGCGTCCCCGTGCCGATCAGCGACTCCACGTTCGGCGAGCTCGCTGGGCACATGCTGTGGAACTACACCGAAGCGCAGAACGTCCACGTGACCGGATCGGCCCAGGTCCCCGGCTCGATGCTGGTCCCGAGCGAAGCCGGCACCACAACCATCGACGTGCCCGGCTACAACGGCCGCGTCTACGTCAACGGCGATTTCGTGCACGGCGGCAGCGGCTCCGAGGTGCACGCCTACCCGTTCCCGGATGAGCTGACCAGCTGCACCGTCGACCCGACCCCGCAGCCGACGACGTCCTCGCCGGTCCCGACGGAGACGGCCACGTCGCCGGTCCCGACCGAGACGGCCACGTCCCCGGTTCCGACGGAGACGGCTACTTCGCCGGTTCCGACGGAGACTGCGACTTCGCCGGTTCCGACGGAGACTGCGACGTCCCCGGTTCCGACGGAGACTGCGACTTCGCCGGTTCCGACGGAGACGGCCACGTCGCCGGTCCCGACCGAGACCAGCACCTCCGCCCCGGCGACCAGCACGGCTCCCGTGGCCACACCGTCGTCGTCGACGAGCGCCCCCGTGAACGGGTCCGCGACGCCGACCGCCGGCGCCACCGGTGACCTCGCCGTCACCGGCGCCTCCTCGGCGCTGCTGCCCACTGCGCTGGCCGCATTCGGGTTCCTGGTGATCGGCGCCGTGACCCTGCTGACCGTGCGAGGCCGCGGACGGCACTGA
- a CDS encoding cytochrome c biogenesis protein CcdA gives MPNNPFAETVLNGSLLLAIPVAVLAGLVSFLSPCVLPLVPGYLGYVTGLTGVDLEKQRRGRIFAGVALFVLGFSVVFVLLGGAFGQLGGLISGDRLPTVTRWLGVVVVIMGIIFLGGFDFFQRNAKLKAKPPAGLWGAPLLGMTFGLGWAPCIGPTYSAVQLLSLSGGSTAAKGALLAFAYSLGLGIPFLLIALAVRRGMGVMKFFRQHKLAIQRLGGLMLIALGLLMISGLWGEWTVQLQTWFQNEVKLPI, from the coding sequence ATGCCCAACAACCCCTTCGCGGAGACCGTGCTCAACGGCTCGCTGCTCCTGGCGATCCCGGTGGCCGTGCTCGCCGGCCTGGTCTCCTTCCTCTCGCCGTGCGTCCTGCCCCTCGTGCCGGGGTACCTCGGCTACGTCACGGGGCTCACCGGGGTGGACCTGGAGAAGCAGCGTCGCGGCCGGATCTTCGCGGGCGTGGCGCTGTTCGTGCTGGGCTTCTCCGTGGTGTTCGTCCTGCTGGGCGGCGCGTTCGGTCAGCTCGGTGGCCTGATCTCGGGTGACCGGCTGCCGACCGTCACCCGCTGGCTCGGCGTGGTCGTGGTGATCATGGGCATCATCTTCCTGGGCGGTTTCGACTTCTTCCAGCGCAACGCCAAGCTGAAGGCCAAGCCGCCCGCCGGGCTGTGGGGCGCGCCCCTGCTGGGCATGACGTTCGGCCTCGGCTGGGCGCCGTGCATCGGCCCGACCTATTCGGCGGTGCAGCTGCTCAGTCTCTCGGGCGGTTCGACGGCGGCCAAGGGCGCCCTGCTGGCCTTCGCGTACAGCCTCGGGCTGGGGATCCCGTTCCTGCTGATCGCCCTGGCGGTCCGGCGCGGCATGGGCGTCATGAAGTTCTTCCGCCAGCACAAGCTCGCCATCCAGCGGCTCGGCGGGCTCATGCTGATCGCCCTGGGACTGCTGATGATCAGCGGCCTGTGGGGCGAATGGACGGTTCAGCTCCAGACCTGGTTCCAGAACGAGGTGAAGCTGCCCATCTAG
- a CDS encoding AMP-binding protein, with amino-acid sequence MQNLDPVLHDLAAALHGEGPAVDFGERIGTVRLPGHPDAAVVVRTSGSTGRPKAVVLSSEALAASSMATVVALRGEGQWLLALPLHYVAGVQVLVRSLFAGTRPWAMDLSGGFTPEAFVAAADELTDPVRFTSLVPTQLARLLEAPTEDTLRVLRRFTAILLGGAAVSPTLLAHARELGLNVVTTYGSAETSGGCVYNGRPLEDVEVRLVDGRVHLGGPTLADGYLDDPQATEDAFVDLDGDRYFRTSDLGELDSDGVLRVTGRLDDVINSGGSKVAALDVQRALEALNGVAQAFVGGVPSAEWGQAVAAAVVLRPGAAVDPAALAEALRADFGALRPRLVSLWDALPLLENGKVDRQAILARLASEHGGK; translated from the coding sequence ATGCAGAACCTCGACCCCGTCCTCCACGACCTCGCCGCGGCCCTCCACGGCGAAGGCCCGGCCGTCGACTTCGGTGAGCGGATCGGAACGGTGCGGCTGCCCGGCCACCCGGACGCCGCCGTCGTCGTCCGCACGTCCGGTTCCACCGGCCGGCCCAAGGCCGTCGTGCTCTCCTCGGAGGCCCTGGCGGCCAGTTCCATGGCCACGGTCGTGGCCCTGCGGGGCGAAGGACAGTGGCTTCTGGCCCTGCCGCTGCACTACGTGGCGGGGGTCCAGGTCCTGGTCAGGTCGCTCTTCGCCGGGACTCGACCGTGGGCCATGGACCTCTCGGGCGGTTTCACCCCGGAGGCCTTCGTCGCCGCCGCGGACGAGCTGACCGATCCGGTGCGCTTCACGTCGCTGGTCCCCACGCAGCTCGCGCGGCTGCTGGAGGCCCCGACCGAGGACACCCTGCGCGTCCTGCGCCGCTTCACCGCGATCCTCCTGGGCGGCGCCGCGGTCTCCCCCACGCTCCTGGCGCACGCCCGGGAGCTGGGCCTGAACGTGGTCACCACGTACGGCTCCGCCGAGACGTCCGGCGGCTGCGTCTACAACGGTCGGCCGCTGGAGGACGTCGAGGTGCGCCTCGTGGACGGCCGTGTGCACCTGGGCGGTCCGACCCTCGCGGACGGCTATCTGGACGACCCGCAGGCCACCGAGGACGCCTTCGTGGACCTCGACGGCGATCGGTACTTCCGCACGAGCGATCTGGGCGAACTGGACAGCGACGGCGTCCTGCGCGTGACGGGCCGCCTGGACGATGTGATCAACTCGGGCGGCAGCAAGGTCGCCGCGCTGGATGTCCAGCGGGCGCTGGAAGCGCTCAACGGCGTCGCGCAGGCCTTCGTCGGCGGTGTCCCGTCCGCCGAATGGGGGCAGGCGGTGGCGGCCGCCGTCGTGCTGCGCCCTGGAGCCGCCGTCGACCCGGCGGCACTGGCCGAAGCGCTGCGCGCGGACTTCGGCGCCCTGCGTCCTCGCCTGGTGTCGCTGTGGGACGCGCTTCCCCTCCTGGAGAACGGCAAAGTGGACCGGCAGGCGATCCTTGCCCGGCTCGCCTCCGAACATGGGGGAAAATAG
- a CDS encoding DUF4229 domain-containing protein: MANLKYLLIRLALFAVALVICLFLGTGLILGAIFAAVIAFAVSYLFFSRQRDDAAVQLASTIGARSRDGRAEKDAAAEDAEVGRAEQSLSEPVEPRREDAPTDPRNA, from the coding sequence GTGGCGAATCTGAAGTACCTTCTCATCCGGCTGGCCCTCTTCGCAGTGGCCCTGGTCATCTGTCTCTTCCTGGGCACCGGTCTCATCCTCGGTGCGATCTTCGCCGCCGTGATCGCTTTCGCGGTCAGCTACCTCTTCTTCAGCCGCCAGCGCGACGACGCCGCGGTCCAGCTGGCGAGCACCATCGGCGCCCGCTCGCGGGACGGCCGCGCGGAGAAGGATGCCGCTGCGGAGGACGCCGAAGTGGGCCGGGCCGAGCAGAGCCTGTCGGAACCGGTGGAACCGCGCCGCGAAGACGCCCCCACGGACCCGCGGAACGCCTAG
- a CDS encoding 1,4-dihydroxy-2-naphthoate polyprenyltransferase yields the protein MATAAQWIQGARPRTLPAAIAPVVIGSAAAYQLHAFNLVNAILAAVIALLLQVGVNYSNDYSDGIRGTDENRVGPFRLVGSGAAKPRAVLIAALSCYGLSMVAGLVLVLLTQTWWMILVGLGAVIAAWGYTGGKNPYGYQGLGELFVFVFFGLVATLGTTYTQAGHISLSAIVGAVGTGLIACAVLMANNVRDIPTDKAAKKYTLAVRLGDRLARRTYVLMLAVAILSSLILVPENLWILLVLLLIPAALLPCWLMLSGRTGKALIPVLQQTGMLNLGYAALFAVALILQHGV from the coding sequence GTGGCTACAGCCGCCCAGTGGATCCAAGGGGCCCGTCCCCGCACCCTTCCCGCGGCGATCGCCCCCGTGGTGATCGGCAGCGCGGCGGCGTACCAGCTGCACGCCTTCAACCTCGTCAACGCGATCCTGGCGGCGGTCATCGCGCTGCTGCTCCAGGTCGGCGTCAACTACTCGAACGACTACTCGGACGGCATCCGCGGCACGGACGAGAACCGCGTCGGCCCGTTCCGCCTGGTCGGGTCCGGGGCCGCCAAGCCGCGCGCCGTGCTTATCGCGGCCCTGAGCTGCTACGGGCTCTCCATGGTGGCCGGCCTCGTCCTGGTCCTGCTCACGCAGACGTGGTGGATGATCCTGGTCGGCCTGGGCGCCGTCATCGCGGCCTGGGGCTACACGGGTGGCAAGAACCCCTACGGCTACCAGGGGCTCGGCGAGCTGTTCGTGTTCGTGTTCTTCGGCCTCGTGGCGACGCTCGGCACCACCTACACCCAGGCGGGTCACATCAGCCTCAGCGCGATCGTGGGCGCCGTCGGAACGGGCCTCATCGCCTGCGCGGTCCTCATGGCGAACAACGTGCGGGACATCCCCACGGACAAGGCCGCCAAGAAGTACACGCTCGCCGTCCGCCTGGGCGACCGCCTGGCCCGCCGCACCTACGTGCTGATGCTCGCGGTCGCCATCTTGTCCTCGCTCATCCTGGTTCCGGAGAATCTCTGGATCCTCCTGGTGCTGCTGCTGATCCCGGCTGCCCTGCTCCCCTGCTGGCTCATGCTTTCCGGTCGGACCGGCAAGGCCCTCATCCCGGTGCTGCAGCAGACCGGCATGCTCAACCTCGGCTACGCGGCCCTGTTCGCGGTGGCGCTCATCCTCCAGCACGGGGTGTAG
- a CDS encoding PLDc N-terminal domain-containing protein produces the protein MPRVIISVVIVAVCIYALIDCLRTDSREVRGVPKGVWIVALLLLPLLGALLWFLLGRPRSAATRPATGGPATNGRAAGGTASGRPLGPDDDPQFLRNLEERRRNQEEARKLEEMRKKLEEQERRLHKGDDGAPSQDA, from the coding sequence ATGCCCCGGGTCATCATCTCAGTCGTCATCGTCGCTGTCTGCATCTACGCCCTCATCGACTGCCTCCGCACGGACTCCCGTGAGGTGCGGGGAGTCCCGAAGGGCGTGTGGATCGTCGCGCTGCTTCTGCTGCCCCTGCTGGGCGCCCTCCTGTGGTTCCTGCTCGGCCGTCCCCGCTCCGCCGCGACGCGTCCGGCCACGGGAGGCCCCGCCACGAACGGCCGGGCGGCCGGTGGAACCGCGAGCGGACGGCCTCTTGGCCCCGACGACGACCCCCAGTTCCTGCGCAACCTCGAGGAGCGCCGCCGCAACCAGGAGGAGGCCCGCAAGCTCGAGGAGATGCGCAAGAAGCTGGAAGAGCAGGAACGCCGGCTCCACAAGGGCGACGACGGCGCTCCCAGCCAGGACGCCTGA
- a CDS encoding 1,4-dihydroxy-2-naphthoyl-CoA synthase, producing MTANALPASVSDTFDPRQWRVVDGFDFTDLTYHRQVERDEDGAIIRDLPCVRIAFDRPDVRNAFRPHTVDELYRAMDHARMTPDVATVLLTGNGPSPKDGGHAFCSGGDQRIRGRDGYKYAEGETSETVDPARAGRLHILEVQRLMRTMPKVVVAVVNGWAAGGGHSLHVVSDLTIASREYGKFKQTDATVGSFDAGYGSALLARQVGQKNAREIFFLAREYSAEDMVRMGAVNEAVPHAELETVALGYARDIARQSPQAIRMLKFAFNLADDGLAGQQVFAGEATRLAYMTDEAVEGKQAFLEKRDPDWSDFPYYF from the coding sequence ATGACCGCCAATGCCCTCCCAGCGTCCGTCTCCGACACCTTCGACCCCCGCCAGTGGCGCGTGGTGGACGGCTTCGATTTCACGGACCTGACCTATCACCGGCAGGTGGAGCGGGATGAGGACGGAGCCATCATCCGTGACCTCCCGTGCGTCCGGATCGCCTTCGACCGGCCCGACGTCCGCAACGCTTTCCGCCCTCACACCGTCGACGAGCTCTACCGGGCCATGGACCACGCCCGCATGACGCCCGACGTCGCCACCGTCCTCCTCACCGGCAACGGCCCCTCCCCGAAGGACGGCGGCCACGCCTTCTGCTCGGGCGGCGATCAGCGCATCCGCGGCCGTGACGGCTACAAGTACGCCGAGGGTGAGACGAGCGAGACCGTGGACCCCGCCCGTGCCGGACGCCTCCACATCCTCGAGGTCCAGCGCCTCATGCGGACCATGCCCAAGGTCGTCGTCGCCGTCGTGAACGGCTGGGCGGCCGGCGGCGGGCACTCGCTGCACGTCGTCTCGGACCTGACCATCGCGTCCCGCGAATACGGCAAGTTCAAGCAGACCGACGCCACGGTGGGCAGCTTCGACGCGGGCTACGGCTCGGCGCTCCTGGCCCGCCAGGTGGGGCAGAAGAACGCCCGCGAGATCTTCTTCCTGGCCCGCGAGTACTCCGCCGAGGACATGGTCCGGATGGGCGCCGTGAACGAGGCCGTCCCGCACGCCGAGCTGGAGACGGTCGCCCTCGGCTACGCCCGGGACATCGCCCGCCAGTCCCCGCAGGCCATCCGCATGCTCAAGTTCGCCTTCAACCTCGCCGACGACGGCCTGGCCGGTCAGCAGGTCTTCGCCGGCGAAGCGACCCGCCTGGCGTACATGACGGACGAGGCCGTGGAGGGCAAGCAGGCGTTCCTCGAGAAGCGCGACCCCGACTGGTCCGACTTCCCGTACTACTTCTAG
- a CDS encoding cytochrome c biogenesis protein ResB, with product MSETVKKPDDTKAQDTKAQGKTAQAKKSGREDIAVPVLGPLGMLRWAWTQLTSMRTALLLLLLLAVAAVPGSLFPQRPANPAVVTQYIKNNPVTGPWLDRFQLFDVYASYWFSAIYLLLFISLIGCIIPRVRAHYKALRTAPPRTPKRISRLPQYGTLVIPAGQGATASSALEDAAAVLRKRRYRVETRDADGERPHLGAETGYLREVGNLVFHSSLVGVLVSVALGGLFGYSGQRTIVEGETFVNTLVGYDQFTPGTNFQSAWLSPYSMRLDKFEVRYDRESVKQFGQPIDFTAHVTTQDGPEATPQQQTLKVNSPLEIGGTGVYLVGNGYAPVITVRDGNGNVALQGPVPSIPTDGVYTSTMVIKVPDAKPDQLGFVGFFLPSAQLNDQGVAYSADPDPLKPQLNLNSYYGDLGLDSGSPQNVYSLDVKNLKQLNGRDLPAKGIVLDSGQTYKLPDGKGSITFDGLKRFIAVDVRHNPGQVPALVFALVAVGGLVISLYVGRRRAWVRTGTADDGRIMVEYGLLARGEDHGLAKETAKIRQALQESWGLNAGPGDPPGGSGTTADNGKNASGPDTGAARNGKESS from the coding sequence ATGAGTGAGACGGTGAAGAAGCCCGACGACACGAAGGCGCAGGACACGAAGGCACAGGGCAAGACAGCGCAGGCCAAGAAGTCCGGCAGAGAGGACATCGCCGTCCCCGTCCTGGGCCCGCTCGGGATGCTCCGCTGGGCCTGGACGCAGCTGACCAGCATGCGCACCGCCCTGCTGCTGCTCCTCCTGCTGGCGGTGGCGGCGGTTCCCGGCTCGCTCTTCCCGCAGCGCCCGGCCAACCCGGCCGTGGTCACGCAGTACATCAAGAACAACCCGGTCACGGGGCCGTGGCTGGACCGGTTCCAGCTCTTCGACGTGTACGCGTCCTACTGGTTCTCCGCCATCTACCTGCTGCTCTTCATCTCGCTGATCGGCTGCATCATCCCGCGCGTGCGGGCGCATTACAAGGCGCTGCGCACCGCCCCGCCGAGGACCCCGAAGCGTATCTCGCGGCTGCCCCAGTACGGCACCCTGGTGATCCCGGCCGGGCAGGGGGCGACGGCGTCGTCGGCGCTGGAGGATGCCGCGGCGGTGCTGCGCAAGCGCCGCTACCGCGTCGAGACCCGCGACGCCGACGGCGAGCGTCCCCACCTCGGCGCCGAGACCGGCTACCTGCGCGAGGTCGGCAACCTCGTGTTCCACAGCTCGCTCGTGGGCGTGCTCGTCTCCGTGGCCCTCGGCGGTCTGTTCGGGTACAGCGGCCAGCGCACGATCGTGGAGGGCGAGACCTTCGTCAACACCCTGGTCGGCTATGACCAGTTCACGCCGGGCACCAACTTCCAGTCGGCCTGGCTGAGCCCGTACTCGATGCGGCTGGACAAGTTCGAAGTCCGCTACGACCGCGAATCCGTCAAGCAGTTCGGCCAGCCGATCGACTTCACGGCCCACGTCACCACCCAGGACGGCCCGGAGGCGACGCCGCAGCAGCAGACGCTGAAGGTGAACTCCCCGCTGGAGATCGGCGGGACCGGCGTCTACCTGGTGGGCAACGGCTACGCTCCGGTCATCACCGTGCGGGACGGCAACGGAAATGTGGCACTGCAGGGACCGGTGCCCTCCATCCCGACGGACGGCGTGTACACCTCCACGATGGTGATCAAGGTCCCCGACGCCAAGCCGGACCAGCTCGGTTTCGTGGGCTTCTTCCTGCCGTCCGCCCAGCTCAACGACCAGGGTGTCGCCTACAGCGCCGACCCTGACCCGCTCAAGCCGCAGCTGAACCTCAACTCGTACTACGGCGACCTGGGACTGGACTCGGGATCTCCGCAGAACGTCTACAGCCTGGACGTCAAGAACCTCAAGCAGCTCAACGGCCGCGATCTGCCGGCCAAGGGCATCGTCCTGGACTCCGGCCAGACGTACAAGCTGCCGGACGGCAAGGGATCCATCACGTTCGACGGGCTCAAGCGCTTCATCGCCGTCGACGTCCGCCACAATCCGGGCCAGGTCCCCGCGCTCGTGTTCGCGCTGGTGGCCGTGGGCGGCCTGGTGATCTCGCTCTACGTCGGGCGCCGCCGCGCCTGGGTCCGGACCGGAACCGCCGACGACGGCCGGATCATGGTCGAGTACGGCCTCCTGGCCCGCGGCGAGGACCACGGCCTGGCCAAGGAGACCGCGAAGATCCGGCAGGCGCTTCAAGAGAGCTGGGGACTGAACGCCGGACCCGGAGACCCGCCTGGCGGCTCGGGAACCACGGCGGATAATGGAAAGAACGCGTCCGGGCCTGACACCGGGGCGGCGCGCAATGGAAAGGAAAGCTCATGA